The Humulus lupulus chromosome 3, drHumLupu1.1, whole genome shotgun sequence genome window below encodes:
- the LOC133825053 gene encoding uncharacterized protein LOC133825053, which translates to MENIPSQFDSIRSIYNAQKEQWTVGEMSAILAKEEEDMRKGRARSISMVANPNNPHKRKFTSNNSSDQKHPKKKANHPKGNGQASSSSTGHKNEFFKGKCNFCQCFGHKKADCRKLKAHLEKKGSDKPKKTE; encoded by the exons ATGGAGAATATTCCATCTCAGTTTGATTCAATCAGATCAATCTACAATGCTCAGAAGGAGCAATGGACTGTTGGGGAGATGtctgctattcttgccaaggaagaggaggacatgagaaaaggtagggcaagaagtatctccatggtggcgaacccaaacaatcctcacaagagaaagttcacttCCAACAACTCTAGTGACCAAAAGCATCCTAAGAAGAAAGCCAACCATCCTAAGGGAAATGGGCAAGCTAGCTCATCTTCAActggtcataagaatgagtttttcaaagggaagtgCAACTTTTGTCAATGCTTTGGGCATAAGAAAGCTGATTGTCGAAAGCTCAAAGCTCACTTAGAGAAGAAAG gcagtgaCAAACCGAAGAAGACCGAGTAG